Below is a genomic region from Polyodon spathula isolate WHYD16114869_AA chromosome 26, ASM1765450v1, whole genome shotgun sequence.
TGTAACAGTACAAACACCACGCCTCTTGATtcaagttttattattttgcatgtgatagtaaaaaaaaaacaaataaataaataaaaataaaaacaacatacaaataaagaaaacagaagtAGTCTCACATAAACTTCCAATTGTGCTCATTAAACCTGTAGCTGAACACGATCGGAGTTTACCCACAACAAAGCAGTGAACGCACAGACGCTACGTTCATGGTAACAGACACACTGCAACCAaaattagtttgtgtgtgttttgcatcaAGCAATAATCTGGACTGGTTTACTCAAGCCATCGTAGAAGTTATAAATTGCTTCGCAGACATGCACATAATGTGTTCATACACTGCGTTTAGCAATACCTGGTTTAATAAGGCTGTCTGTGCGGATTGACAGAAGACCATCTATAATGTATAAAATGGAGCATGATAGTGGGGCTTGTTGCAAAATCTCTGTATCTCGTCAGCAGCGAGGGAGTTGTTCACTTTGCAACGGTTCTCAGTAATTCATCAATGCAGTAACTCGTTTTAACCATTTGGGGGAGACAAATGCTATTTAATATGCTGCATTGTATTGATGATAGCTGTTGTATGTTTATGAAAACACTCACTTGAAGGGGTTAAGATATCACATTAATTTATACATGTATGACTTTATTGAAAATCAGGTAATTTGCGCCTCAAGGAAATTCCTGGTAAAATATgtcaacaaatacaataaaagtatTATGTATTGCCAACCTGTATTTGActatattataaatcacaatacTACAACTTCGTTTCGTTGTTGACTAGACAGGCCACAGAGTTAGGGTAAGGGTTAACGATATGTGTCTCGGTAACCGTGAGGTCACACTTTGGAACGGGAACATTGCGCTCAGTGATATCTACAATTGTTTGTGTTTGCCTAATCCAAATTATATTTGACAGCGTTTTACACGATGATAATATACAGAACTCTTTTGTGGCCCAACCTGTCTGCTTTGGAGAAAGGGTTACTTAAATGTCAATCTATATTTTGCCATAAGAATTGcgactatatacagtgccttgcaaaagcattcagacccctgaccaattctctcatattactgaattacaaatggtacattgaaattttgttctgtttgatattttatttttaaacactgaaactcagaatcaattattgtaagatgacattggttttatgttgggaaatattttgaagaaaaataaaaaactgaaatatcttgcttgcataagcattcaacccctatgctgtggaagctctcagtttgcaccgatgaaagaaattgccctaacgaggacacaattaccttaccattggcctccacctgtgaaccattaaagttcctgtcacattttctggataaaaaccccactgttggaggatcattggtaaggctgtgaatctgaaggaaaatgaagaccaaagggCATTCTACAGAAGTAAGAGattaagtaatacaaatgcatagattagggaaagggtacaaaataatatccaagtgtttggatatcccagtgagcacagttggatcaataatcaggaagtggaagctacatcacaccacccaggccgtccctcaaaactcagtgctcaaacaagaaggagacttgtgagagaagccacagagaggccaacaatcactttgaaggacctacagagttcagtggctgggagtggagtaatggtgcaccagtcaaccatatcaagagctctgcataacactgacctgtatgggagggtggcaagaaagaagccgttactcaaaaattaccatctgaaagcacgtctgaagtttgccagaaagcatgagagtggcccagctgcgatgtgggaaaagattttgtggtcagatgagaccaagatagagctatttggccaaaactcaaagcgctatgtgtggtgcaaacctaacactgcccatgcctcaagacacaccatccctacagtgaagtttggtggtggcagcatcatgctgtggggatgcttctcatcagcagggactgggcatcttgttacaattgaaggaagaatggatggagcaaaatacaggagaatattgcaagagaatctgcttcagtccactaaaaaactgaagctttggaggaaattcacctttcagcaggacaatgatcccaagcacaaggccaaagcaactttggagtggctcaagaacaaaaaggtgaatgtcctacagtggcccagtcaaagtcctgatctcaatcccatttagaatctgtggcactatttgaaaattgcagtccacaagcgtcgtccaaccaacctgaacaacctggagcaaatctgccaagaagaatgggccaaaatcactccaacactgtgcaaagctggtacatacttactccaaaagacttaaagctgttattgcagcgaaaggtggctctaccaaatattaatgtgggggggttgaatacttatgcaagcaagatatttcagttttttatttttcttaaaaatatttcccaacatataaccaatgtcaccttacaataactgattttgagtttaagtgttttaaaataaaatatcgaacagaacgaaatttcaatgtaccatttttaattcagtaatatgcCTTTCATTATTTGCTAATGTTAATTTACATCTAACCGTTTAATCGAGCTCACCTGAAATCTACGTCCATTGCATCTGCTTGGAGAGCCACGCTGCCTCAGAAACGCCTAACTAGTGCTTCTCTTCCCAAACACGACAACCTACTTTAAAAGGGGCCTTTGTTTAAAAGGCGCGATAAGAAACAGAAGTTTGACAACCTCTAATCCTACTCAGCACTTTATTGTCAGCTCTGAGGGGGGCCCTTTTATCACAAACTCTTAGcgtttgcatgtatttatttgttaaaataagaTTCAGGCTACTTTGTCAATGCACGTGTTTACTGTACTCTAACCCATATTTTAAGacttttcttatatatatatatatatatatatatatatatatatatatatatatatatatatatatatagagagagagagagagagagagagagagagagagagagagagagagagagagagagagagagagagagagagtttgtttAATTGCAATAGCCCGCAATCCCTGCTACGAGCTGGCGGTTGCCAATAACGCCTTTATCTCTGGCAAATGCAGCAAGCGTATTTTGGCAGTTTGCCTTAAAAGAGTGATAAAAACAACTCTCGCTCATGACATGCAGAGTAAAATCTGAAATATTCAGCCGCGGTGGTTTTCATGACTAGCCTGCATtccgttattattttatttaagctgGTTACGGATCCATTGAGTTTAACATTCCGATTATCTGTAGGTTACTTGTTGTAATTGCCTTACaatttagtacattttttttagttacatttaaTATTGCTGGACACCCTTGTAAACGTGAATCATTAATATAGCGATTGTTCCCGCTTAAATATTGGAACAGTTACATATTAAATACCtttcaacaaatacattttagcacaAAACATTAAATTTTTCTTAACGttgcattacatttttcttaACGTGGCCAGGGTCGCAGGATGCAATGAGGCAGCAGCTGGTAAAAAAGAACgggatattaataatacaaaataaatatttgaatgtaaCCCCCGAATCGCTGTTTCTGCTGAATATACAGAGGTAGAGCGGCGACAGATGCAACATGTTTAACCTTTCTCCCCATTACGCACAGACGATTTGAATtagtttgaccagactttgataGAAACAACTTACACCTGCCATCTACCAATCCACATACttatcctgttttaagagctgatatacaTACAGCAAGAGCGCTTGGAATGTAAGCTGTCcgatgttacaattgaccccatggCTAGGTTCAGTCGTAACGGGGATGGGTtcagatgtaacattctgtgTAGAATAATTATTTTACTACAGTTAATTTAATTCAAGAACAGTGAcatatgtacattttgtttacttAAGTGCAAGCATCGTGTGGCAAAATACAGTCGAGCTAATGGTGTATGGGGTCAGTTGTAACACTTGTTAAAACTGACCCCAACCCAGGTCTCAACATCGTGTTccagaaagaaacaacaaaactaagagaGCTCAAGGACGATAATGCTAAAAGCGTCGCTCCAGAAACTGGGTAACAATGGGGCACAGGCAGCTCCTCTTCTACAGGAATACCACCCCGTgggtgataaaaaataataatattaatgaacaCACATGTGATGTAATttagcaaaaactaaaataatgtactgtCCTTATCTTATGCAACagagttaaatacattttactattttatataGCTAGCTGTACACTGTAATAATAGGATGTATTTAACATCTGCTCCAAAGAGGTTACCTTACTACAGTGAAGTTAGGTAACATTATTTGATTGTTGTCCTGTTTATATAGAACGATTCGCCCAGAAAATGCGTGATACTATCGTTACAATACTGTTTAACTATAGCGAGATGTTTGCAGAGTCTTAACAATGatcataccttttttttgtttttgctgtgcctTTCATTATTTGCTAATGTTAATTTACAACTAACCGTTTAATCGAGCTCACCTGAAGAGAAATCTACGTCCATTGCATCTGCTTGGAGAGCCACGCTGCCTCAGAAACGCCTAACTTGTCCTTCTCTTCCCAAACACGACAACCTACTTTAAAAGGGGCCTTTGTTTAAAAGGCGCGATAAGAAACAGAAGTTCGACAACCTCTAATCCTACTCAGCACTTTATTGTCAGCTCTGAGGGGGGCCCTTTTATCACAAACTCTTAGcgtttgcatgtatttatttgttaaaataagaTTCAGGCTACTTTGTCAATGCACGTGTTTACTGTACTCTAACCCATATTTTAAGAcagcttttcatatatatatatatatatatatatatatatatatatatatatatatatatatatatagagagagagagagagagagagagagagagagagagagagagagagagagagagagagagtttgtttAATTGCAATAGCCCGCAATCCCTGCTACGAGCTGGCGGTTGCCAATAACGCCTTTATCTCTGGCAAATGCAGCAAGCGTATTTTGGCTGTTTGCCTTAAAAGAGTGATAAAACAACTCTCGCTCATGACATGCAGAGTAAAATCTGAAATATTCAGCCGCGGTGGTTTTCATGACTAGCCTGCATtccgttattattttatttaagcagGTTACGGATCCATTGAGTTTAACATTCCGATTATCTGTAGGTTACTTGTTGTAATTGCCTTACaatttagtacattttttttttagttacatttaaTATTGCTGGACACCCTTGTAAACGTGATTCATTATTGTTAATTGCGATTGTTACCGTTTAAATATTGGAACAGGTAAATTTTTAATACCGttcaacaaatacattattagcacaaaacattacatttttcttaaCGTTGTCGTTTAAATTCCTTTGAAtgattaattcattattttatactTGTGTTTAATACATTCTGACTgcaatactaatactactaataatacaatttaaaaaaaaaagttcaattaaaACTTTTCTAAGgcgtgtgttttttaaatactgttttacaaAGCACAGATAAACGGGGTGCTGACCTTTATCCCCGCTGAACAGAAGCTGTAACGCCGTCTCAAAAGAACACCTATCTCTTGAAGTTTCCATAGTCGCATAAGAACAATAAGACAGCAGCATAGACCTCTTGTATTTAGTCAATGAATATGCTGGCTGATAAAAATTGCCATTTAGCTAGAGAACAGATTAAACTTTGAGCAAACCATATGTTATTTAAAGTTAAGAAAATCAAACTTAATttgatatgtttcttttaaaaatatccacCAATAATAACTCTAGAAGCACTTTTTTTCAGGAATATATCTTACTTTGTATCCTTGCTAATCAAAGATGCAAAAGTTCCACTGatgttgaaaatatttgtttttaattgccttGAACTTGGAAACTGCTTGGCACAATCTATCACGGCAATTACACTGTTAAAACGCTGTTCTATTACAATACAATTACGGATTCTTTTTTGTAAATCTGTAaatttagagaaaataataaacTGGCAGCAGCGTAAGGTTAggtaacaacaacacaaaaatgcacgTTTGTTAAATCACTACACTATGGGCAAGATTATTAAAAATACTTGTAGTCCGCTGGAGCTCACCATACTGAACTATCCTGTAAGTGTTGCTAACTTTgtacccgtttttttttttttttttttttttttttttttaaataattttaaaaaaaaaaaaaacttcaaataaataaaccagggGGGTTACCGAAGAGCTCTTAGCCCTCCATAAAAACGTGTTGCTTCTTGCAATGTCTGTACCcattagcttttgtttttttttcccttttacaaCAAAAGGGTGCAACTCATAGTAATACTGATCCTTTGAACTGTTCAAATAAATGTAGGTGACACAAGCTTATGTTTTTACTGAAACTAAAGCGGTCAAGAATTATTGGAATATGTTAGATGACACAATAATAATAGCCAAGCTGACTcttattgaacaaaaaaaaaaaaaaaaatgacccaaCTTGATTATAAATTTGACCCATTGAACTTAGAAGGTTGTGAAAAAGACAACGTGTTGACCTTTTCGGCTTGCATTATAACCCAAAGACGttcttaaaatgtaaaatctttctaaaaaagacacattttcatcaGAACCACAGAAATACAAAAGGCAACGtgaatttcatttcattttattttttttattgagaaaaaaacagGGGAGTGCATGGACAACAAATATCATATACAGACAGAACAGCATAACGGTGTTATCAGCCTATTGGTGTACGCTTTCTATCCGGGACAGCGCGCAGACTACCCTTTCACGCCCCTGTAAAGATCTATCGGTATTTCTCAGACAGGACGGTGGCGACGATGGCAAGGAATTTGTCCCAAGCGAGGTGGACTTCAGGAGTGAATTCAGCGCCCAGAGAAGCAGACAGGGTAACCAGCAGGGTATGAGCCAAAAGCtgtagaaaaaaggaaaaaaaaaccagaaTTATTTCCTAGAATTTGTCTTCTTCTAGCTTCTTGGTAGGAACAAACAATTTGTCCAAAACATGGCGTAATGCAGGGTCTAACATTAACCACGAGTCATTACCTTGAAGTTGACTGGGTCCACTCTGAGGTTGTAGGCGTGCAGCTCGCTGAGCTTGGACAGGCTGGCGCTCACATTGTCAATGCCGCTGACGGCCTGACCAATTGCGCCTAGGACCTTGGCACCGTGAGCCTTGATCTGCGGAGAAGTGGGGGAGAGATCCGCGAAGTGAGAAAAGTAGATCTTTGTCTGGGGAAAGACGACGATTAAcctgcaggagaaaaaaaaaattaaaatattgaacgtgatatataacattattcatttacttatgtgatttttgttttattaattgttttatattattatatgtatgtaGTCCGAtcaatacatacagaaataaaataaactggtcACTTAGATTACCAATTGATTGCTATATTACAAGCCCACTGATATTTACACCTTCTGAACTGTCATATCATTAATAGTATAGCAATGAGAAAACAATAGCAAGAACGATTTAAGTTTAGCCAATAGCGTGTATGCAGTAGGCCTATGTGTATACCCTTTTccttaaatatttgcatacaaataagtaataaatagacatatattcatttaatttatgaATTAATTTAACAATGAACTAAAGAACATTATATACCTTCCCAGAGCATCACCGCCGATCTCAGCCGCCTTGGGGGCGATCTTGGTCCATGTCTTAGCAACGATTTCCTTGTCGTGAGCGGAGAGAGACATTGTTTTGGATGATTGTCGTTCGTTGTGTTCAAGAGGGATGAAGCAAAGCCCATGCACTTTCAGCCTCTAGGTTTTCTCTTTAAAGAAGACGGGGCCCCAGCAATTTGGCAGAAGTCCATTCCTATTGGCTTTTCCTTCACATCCCACCCAAAAAGGGAGGGTTATCTCTTATTGCTTATCTCTTAGCAGCCCATACACGATTGCATGTTGTAATTTCGTTTTTTAACCAGAAGTCCAATTACtgatttacaatatttaaacacatataCCAATACAAAAGAACAAATACTCGATTTAAAAACACTGGGATGAAATAAAAAGTTGGGTAAAATAAGAATTTGGGTATTGCAAACCTTCAAATTTGATATGGTTAGTATAAACATTATAAATGACAACATTTCGCTGATTAACCTAATTTGTATTACTTGACAAGTAAATCAATCTATGTACACGTTTCAAGTTATACAGCCACCAAAAATGTGTAGGTTATAAAACAACAAAGAAGCAACAAGCACATAATGAAGAAGGTTACAACTTaatttatgtttgtgtgtttgttaacgCTTTTGGATTAAATGAATGGGGTAAACTATtgtcaagttgttgtttttttaatgatagcGCGTGAATCAGTGATTATGAATGGATGCCAGACTTGTTCATGCATCCGcgtcatattttgtaattatgccAAATGCCTTCCTGATATCGTAATAGGCCACGTGTTTAGTCAACttactcaagtgttgctttatttaaaactgttgCTTCTTTTCAAAAAATTAACAGATCATAAATTCTTTAATCCCTTGAACCCGTGATATTTCCACCAGACCATACTAAATGGTTTGTGTGATGAAGGATTATTTTTGACAATtatgtatatattcatttatttatttatttatttatccaaaagCAGTCCTAAATGCAAACTTACTAAATGCGTTAAAAACTACTCTCCAGTGTTTAATAAAATTTTTGTGCCAATccaatcaattatttaaatatacaaactaATGCAAACCACAATAcacttctgaaaataaaacaacgaagtaaattaaattacatacagtaaatcCATGTATGACAGTCAGTGACCGTATCAATAcgactctatatatataatatatatatatatatatatatatatatatatatatatatatatatatatatataatatatatatatatatatatatatatatatatatatatatatatatatatatatatatatatataaaccaaataAATGCCATTTCTTTAAAAAGGGTGGAATCCAGAAAGTTCTACAGAGCCTACAGATGGTGTATTcgatctgattgagatcagtcCTGAATGGAAGATAAACATGTCAGTAGATGTCAAAGCCTTCGAACCACACCCGTCAAATGGGCCGAGTTAAGTAATGGAAAATATAACGAGAATGTGTGTTAATGATGAAATAGGGATACATTGAATAGCATTTCTCATATCACGTCtgcaacagtatatatatatatatatatatatatatatatatatatatatatatatatatattcctagaTATAtacttatatctatatattatatatagataatatatatatcaggtcCACGAAAAACGACACAAGTGTAAAGTGCAGGGTGGTCTACCAAGTCTTCATGAGTGCTGCaatttaaattgcttttagtTTAGCATTTCCATTTACAAGATAAtcgttacattttctttttgtttataacTTTTAATGCAATTTTGATTGAACAACTTGCAGAAATTTaactttaataaaattaaacacacataaCCTATATgtatctcatttttttaaaattaaacaacattTATTCGGGAAACTTTTATTAAGGCAGTATGGAACTTTGAGATCTGCAAATATTAAAATTGCTCGCTTTTCGAGACTCTATTCTTTGAAATAGAGTCTCAGTATGTTTTCGCTCAATGTATTctgcaaatatatttaacaatagCGCGAATGCGTGGTACAATTAGGTcacatgtttataataataataataataataataataataataataataataataataataataataataataataataataaaatagccaGTTGTGACTGCCTCTTTACACCAGTATTCAAGTCGAAACATTCCCAGTATGTCTTACTCGTTGCctgcttattttcttttctgtgcagcATCTCCAGATACTCCTGTCGAAATGTTTAATAGCAGTACTTCAATTCCccatgcttccactatgctttatGATGACATCATTTAAGGTGGTACACATGACTGCATGGCatacattatgtactgtatagcGAACTGGGTGTGCAAGTCTTGTGAGGTTCACAAACTGTACACAGTCTGGACAAGGAGTCCAGAGAACCATACTGGCACCCAAAGCGGATTAGCAAGTCGTTGTTTTCAGGCTAAAGCATTCGGTTAACGCATAAGGAACAACCgcaataaaatattcaaatcactgaaacaaaatacatttatttgagtttttccatgaataaaaaaaataaaatatttcacattGTATGCTGGTATATCAATTGGCAATAAATCAACCCCTTTCGCTAGAGCATTTACAGTGTCCCTCTCTTAGGAAACAACTGACTCCCAGTTGAGCAAAAAGGAACTTGTTTAGACCGCTAACATTCCTCGAAACGTTTAATGCTTTTCAAAGGCAGCTGTTGTATGATATacgaaaaaaatgaaacacatttattaGTGGTTCTTTATTACAAATCAAGGTAACACTTGGGGGTGTATATTTGCTATCCTTACAGCAACAATGCGAAGGGCAAGGCAGTTTTAAATTCAGTTTCTACACAATAAGTTCACCCCTGTCACACTGCCAGTCCTGCTTTTCGGAAGCACTTCAGACATGCATCAATATTTATGAGTCAGGACGGCAGCCACACTGGCCAAGAACACGTCGTAGACAACGTGAGCTTCAGGAGTAAAGTCAGAAGGCAGGTGGTTTGCCAACACGACCATTATGCAGTGAGACAGGAGCTGTGGAAacaagaaacacagaaacagcttTAGATGCTCTCCATTTGAAAAAGCTAATCAATTTGTGTTCAGCGGATATACCATTGTATTCTGGTGTGTATGATACAAGAAATACAGCTCGACGCAGACAAGACAAGGTGTAATGCTATACAAAAGCACTCGGTTGCACTATAAGGTTGCAAGCGTGCAGGTAGCTGAGGCTGCACAAGGTTGTCGACATGTTCTCCACGTCCCCTACAACCGAAACCGATTGCCTTCGTCACGTTGCCGCCATGAACGGGGATTGGAGCTGAGCCACGAATGGTGTCCATGTGCTTGAAGTAGGTCTTGGTCCGATGGAAAAATAGAGTGTTTATTGTTATAGATTGCTCGTTTTTTGTCTGCTAACATATGGCTCAAGTGAGGTAAAAGATTAATTGATGTCCTCCCTCCTTTAACGGCACTTGACTATTATTTCTCATTAGATAGCTTGTCAAAGAAGTTACGCACCTGTCTATTAATGTAATTTNNNNNNNNNNNNNNNNNNNNNNNNNNNNNNNNNNNNNNNNNNNNNNNNNNNNNNNNNNNNNNNNNNNNNNNNNNNNNNNNNNNNNNNNNNNNNNNNNNNNNNNNNNNNNNNNNNNNNNNNNNNNNNNNNNNNNNNNNNNNNNNNNNNNNNNNNNNNNNNNNNNNNNNNNNNNNNNNNNNNNNNNNNNNNNNNNNNNNNNNNNNNNNNNNNNNNNNNNNNNNNNNNNNNNNNNNNNNNNNNNNNNNNNNNNNNNNNNNNNNNNNNNNNNNNNNNNNNNNNNNNNNNNNNNNNNNNNNNNNNNNNNNNNNNNNNNNNNNNNNNNNNNNNNNNNNNNNNNNNNNNNNNNNNNNNNNNNNNNNNNNNNNNNNNNNNNNNNNNNNNNNNNNNNNNNNNNNNNNNNNNNNNNNNNNNNNNNNNNNNNNNNNNNNNNNNNNNNNNNNNNNNNNNNNNNNNNNNNNNNNNNNNNNNNNNNNNNNNNNNNNNNNNNNNNNNNNNNNNNNCTGGAAGTGATgga
It encodes:
- the LOC121300579 gene encoding hemoglobin embryonic subunit alpha-like, whose product is MSLSAHDKEIVAKTWTKIAPKAAEIGGDALGRLIVVFPQTKIYFSHFADLSPTSPQIKAHGAKVLGAIGQAVSGIDNVSASLSKLSELHAYNLRVDPVNFKLLAHTLLVTLSASLGAEFTPEVHLAWDKFLAIVATVLSEKYR